In one window of Mytilus galloprovincialis chromosome 6, xbMytGall1.hap1.1, whole genome shotgun sequence DNA:
- the LOC143078399 gene encoding uncharacterized protein LOC143078399 gives MNTFSFTVMMVLVLIGLFAVQSDAGYGYYPGYNSPYINGYHGYNGYTGYHGNYGWNKGWNNGPWGGPYGNKGHLYNY, from the exons ATGAACACATTCAGTTTCACGGTTATGATGGTTTTAGTCCTTATTGGATTATTTGCCGTGCAGAGTG ATGCAGGATAT GGTTATTATCCAGGATATAATTCACCATACATCAATGGTTACCATGGTTATAATGGATACACTGGGTATCACGGAAATTATGGATGGAATAAAGGCTGGAATAACGGTCCCTGGGGAGGACCATACGGAAACAAAGGCCACCTCTATAActattag